The Hippoglossus hippoglossus isolate fHipHip1 chromosome 2, fHipHip1.pri, whole genome shotgun sequence genome includes a region encoding these proteins:
- the inha gene encoding inhibin alpha chain, whose product MVSCALLLVPLWILSLSGGCRAEELTREAVLSWFSGRVLEGLGLEEPPLASALGPDVDPAQPEGARPLHVRPPRSRTSWVDHRTSPTQDKAQIILFPSSDSSCGPETTRSHFMYYFQPSLTDQDAVVTAAHFWFYVGEGANSSAPLFILTSAPELLQAAEAPSQRSPDGWTTYDLERPALASVAQGPFVLQVRCPACECHADQPDKTPFLDLHAQPRARVRSRRHAPLNIPWSPSAIDLLQRPSVERPEHSDCQRAHVEISFEELGWDNWIVHPTALTFYYCHGNCSAGDRTTAALGISQCCAPVPGSMRSLRITTTSDGGYSFQYETLPNIIAEECSCF is encoded by the exons ATGGTGTCCTGCGCTCTGCTCCTGGTTCCTCTGTGGATCCTCAGTCTGAGTGGAGGCTGCAGGGCCGAGGAGCTGACCAGGGAGGCCGTGTTGTCCTGGTTCAGCGGCCGGGTTCTGGAGGGCCTCGGGCTGGAGGAGCCTCCCCTGGCCTCAGCGCTGGGCCCCGACGTGGACCCGGCCCAGCCAGAGGGAGCAAGGCCCCTGCATGTGAGGCCCCCGAGGAGCAGGACCTCCTGGGTGGACCATCGGACCAGTCCCACCCAGGACAAGGCTCAGATTATTCTCTTCCCCAGTTCTG ACTCGTCTTGTGGCCCAGAAACCACCAGGAGCCACTTCATGTATTATTTCCAGCCGTCGCTGACCGACCAGGATGCCGTGGTCACCGCGGCCCACTTCTGGTTCTACGTGGGCGAAGGGGCCAACTCTTCGGctcccctcttcatcctcacctcAGCACCGGAGCTTCTCCAGGCAGCGGAGGCCCCGTCTCAGAGGAGCCCGGACGGGTGGACCACCTACGACCTGGAGCGGCCGGCGCTGGCCTCTGTGGCTCAGGGTCCCTTCGTCCTCCAGGTCCGCTGTCCGGCCTGCGAGTGCCACGCTGACCAACCAGACAAGACGCCCTTTCTTGACCTCCACGCTCAGCCACGTGCTCGAGTCAGATCTCGCCGCCATGCCCCGCTCAACATTCCCTGGTCTCCCTCTGCCATCGACCTGCTGCAGCGCCCCTCTGTGGAGAGACCCGAGCACAGCGACTGCCAGCGAGCACACGTGGAAATCAGCTTCGAGGAGCTGGGCTGGGACAACTGGATCGTCCATCCCACGGCGCTGACCTTCTACTACTGCCACGGAAACTGCTCggccggggatcgaaccaccgcCGCGCTGGGCATCAGTCAGTGCTGCGCCCCGGTGCCGGGGAGCATGAGGTCCCTGAGGATCACCACGACGTCCGACGGAGGATACTCGTTCCAGTACGAGACCCTGCCCAACATTATAGCTGAAGAGTGTTCTTGTTTCTGA